In one window of Shewanella goraebulensis DNA:
- the fghA gene encoding S-formylglutathione hydrolase, whose translation MTIENISSNKAFGGWLKQYTHISTTVNCSMRFAIYLPPQAASQKVPVLYWLSGLTCTDENVMQKSGIQRIAAELGIAIVAPDTSPRGENVADDSEGAYDFGLGAGFYVNATQAPFNTHYQMYDYVVNELPELIEQHFPVSQQRSISGHSMGGHGAISIGLKNPQRYQSISAFSPICNPINCPWGQKAFNGYLGTDKQDWLEYDSTELMKLTQAAVPMLVDQGSDDSFLTEQLKPQALIDVAKEQEYPLTLRMQEGYDHSYYFISSFIEDHLRFHAKYL comes from the coding sequence ATGACCATTGAAAATATCAGCAGTAATAAAGCATTTGGCGGCTGGTTAAAGCAATACACCCACATTTCAACCACCGTTAATTGCAGTATGCGTTTTGCTATTTATTTACCACCTCAAGCAGCATCACAAAAAGTGCCTGTGCTTTATTGGTTATCAGGTTTAACCTGTACAGATGAAAATGTTATGCAAAAATCAGGTATTCAACGTATAGCAGCGGAACTGGGTATCGCAATTGTCGCTCCTGATACTAGCCCACGTGGTGAGAATGTCGCAGACGACAGCGAAGGTGCTTATGATTTTGGTCTAGGCGCAGGTTTTTATGTCAATGCGACTCAAGCCCCTTTTAATACCCATTATCAAATGTATGACTACGTTGTGAACGAGTTGCCAGAACTCATTGAACAACACTTTCCTGTTTCTCAGCAGCGCAGCATAAGTGGTCACTCAATGGGCGGTCATGGTGCTATCAGTATCGGTCTTAAAAATCCGCAGCGTTATCAGTCAATCTCAGCATTCAGTCCGATTTGTAATCCTATTAATTGCCCTTGGGGACAAAAGGCTTTTAATGGTTATCTAGGTACAGATAAACAAGATTGGCTTGAATATGACAGTACGGAATTAATGAAGCTTACTCAAGCCGCTGTTCCTATGCTGGTGGACCAAGGTAGCGATGACAGCTTCTTAACTGAGCAGTTAAAACCACAAGCCTTAATCGATGTTGCTAAAGAACAGGAATACCCTTTAACCTTGCGTATGCAAGAAGGCTACGATCATAGCTACTATTTTATTAGTAGTTTTATCGAAGACCATTTAAGGTTCCATGCAAAGTATTTATAA
- a CDS encoding LysR substrate-binding domain-containing protein produces the protein MLPWEGVYEFVAVAETDSFTSAGKRLSISTAQVSRQISQIENRLNTKLFYRTTRKVSLTEEGQVFYRHCRQVIDGLEEAERAISSLQNKPQGLIKLTAPVTYGEKFIMPVVTDYMQQYPDVEVICELTNRQLDLVEGGYDLAIRLGRLPDSSMMAKRLTSREQFVCAAPEYINRFGAPYSLSELSQHNCLIGSQSHWHFNESGKNRSIKVQGNLQCSSGISLLDAALKGLGIVQLPGYYVKQAISENKLKVLLASFQQEKEGIWALYPQNRHLSPKVRLLVDKLTECLSQK, from the coding sequence ATGCTGCCATGGGAAGGAGTTTATGAATTTGTCGCAGTGGCTGAAACTGACAGTTTTACCTCGGCGGGAAAGCGTTTGTCTATTTCAACCGCGCAAGTTAGTCGCCAAATTAGTCAGATTGAAAATCGATTAAATACTAAACTTTTTTATCGCACTACTCGAAAAGTGTCACTTACTGAAGAAGGCCAAGTGTTTTATCGCCATTGCAGACAAGTGATTGATGGCCTTGAAGAGGCTGAGCGTGCCATTAGTAGTTTGCAAAATAAACCTCAGGGGCTAATTAAACTGACAGCACCTGTGACTTATGGTGAGAAGTTTATTATGCCGGTTGTGACTGACTATATGCAGCAATACCCTGATGTCGAAGTAATTTGTGAATTAACAAACAGGCAACTAGATTTAGTTGAGGGTGGTTATGATTTAGCTATTCGATTAGGCCGATTACCAGACTCTAGTATGATGGCAAAGCGACTAACCAGTCGTGAGCAATTTGTGTGTGCTGCACCTGAGTATATTAATCGTTTTGGTGCGCCATATTCTTTATCGGAACTCAGTCAGCATAATTGTTTAATTGGTTCTCAATCACATTGGCACTTTAATGAATCAGGTAAAAACAGAAGTATTAAAGTGCAGGGTAATTTGCAATGCAGTAGCGGCATTAGTTTGCTTGATGCGGCATTAAAAGGTTTGGGGATTGTGCAATTACCTGGTTACTACGTTAAGCAAGCAATTAGCGAGAATAAACTAAAGGTGTTATTGGCCTCTTTCCAGCAAGAAAAAGAAGGTATTTGGGCTTTGTATCCGCAAAACCGTCACTTATCACCAAAAGTCAGATTATTGGTCGATAAATTAACAGAGTGTCTTTCTCAAAAGTAA
- a CDS encoding S-(hydroxymethyl)glutathione dehydrogenase/class III alcohol dehydrogenase, whose amino-acid sequence MSAQFIKSKAAVAWGPGQPLSVEEVDVMYPKAGEVMVKIIASGVCHTDAFTLSGDDPEGVFPAILGHEGGGIVEMVGEGVTSVKVGDHVIPLYTAECGKCKFCTSGKTNLCSAVRETQGKGLMPDGTTRFYKDGEPIFHYMGCSTFSEYTVLPEISLAKVNKDAPLEEVCLLGCGVTTGMGAVLNTAKVQKGDTVAIFGLGGIGLSAIIGATMAGASRIIGIDLNESKFELATKLGATDCINPKNYDKPIQDVIVELTDGGVDFSFECIGNVNVMRSALECCHKGWGESVVIGVAGAGQEISTRPFQLVTGRVWKGSAFGGVKGRSELPGIVEQYLNGEFKLDHFITHTMGLEGINDAFDLMHNGESIRTVIHFDK is encoded by the coding sequence ATGTCAGCTCAATTTATTAAATCAAAAGCCGCTGTAGCGTGGGGACCAGGTCAACCTTTATCCGTTGAAGAAGTTGATGTTATGTACCCGAAAGCGGGAGAAGTGATGGTAAAGATTATCGCTTCGGGTGTTTGTCATACTGACGCATTTACCCTATCAGGTGATGATCCAGAAGGTGTTTTCCCGGCAATTCTGGGTCATGAAGGTGGCGGGATTGTTGAAATGGTCGGTGAAGGAGTCACCAGCGTTAAAGTCGGTGACCATGTTATTCCTCTTTACACCGCAGAATGTGGCAAATGTAAGTTCTGTACATCAGGTAAAACCAACCTATGTAGCGCAGTACGTGAGACCCAAGGTAAAGGCTTAATGCCTGATGGTACTACTCGCTTTTATAAAGATGGTGAGCCAATTTTCCATTATATGGGTTGTTCAACATTCTCCGAGTACACCGTATTACCTGAGATCTCGCTTGCAAAAGTGAATAAAGATGCCCCATTAGAAGAAGTCTGTTTATTAGGTTGTGGTGTCACAACCGGTATGGGTGCTGTGCTGAATACCGCTAAAGTTCAAAAAGGCGATACGGTGGCTATTTTTGGTTTAGGTGGCATTGGTTTATCGGCCATAATTGGCGCAACCATGGCTGGTGCATCACGCATTATCGGTATTGACTTAAATGAATCTAAATTTGAGCTAGCCACTAAACTTGGTGCGACAGATTGCATTAACCCTAAAAACTACGACAAACCAATTCAAGATGTCATTGTTGAGTTAACTGATGGCGGTGTTGATTTCTCATTCGAGTGTATTGGTAACGTTAATGTCATGCGCAGCGCGCTAGAATGTTGTCATAAAGGCTGGGGCGAGTCAGTGGTCATTGGTGTTGCTGGTGCAGGACAAGAAATCTCAACTCGTCCATTCCAATTAGTGACAGGCCGAGTTTGGAAAGGTAGCGCTTTTGGTGGTGTTAAAGGTCGTAGTGAATTACCAGGTATTGTAGAACAATACTTAAATGGTGAATTTAAATTAGATCATTTCATTACTCATACCATGGGACTTGAAGGGATCAACGATGCTTTCGATCTCATGCATAACGGTGAGAGTATCCGTACAGTCATTCATTTCGATAAGTAA
- a CDS encoding multidrug effflux MFS transporter, translating into MQQSISKSLILLLAAVFAMTPYAIDSYLPAIPIIATDFNVDTSLIAITVSMYVFGMAIGQLVGGPLSDKFGRQPIMSLGLLVFGVCSLVLALVDSLAFFWLWRCLQSIGGGMAVVVVPATIRDNAEGKEAAKVFSLVMLIMMIAPSIAPAIGTLIMKISSWHWIFLSSAIFAFLVAICAFFVMPKHIKASDTMPSTSFKSVLKFKPARGYLIAQVFSYALLITFITNAPFAYLVKFGVSETLFSGLFIANVVGIVIINRLNAYLLNRYDAEQMLLAFLGLKVFGGLVLFSSILIMPNNLWFAVSGFVICMAATGGTISNASVGFLKHFGKSAGTASALMGAMQFFIGAIISGITALLLKDALWPMVLIMFGCSVVALLATLKANALNRKMTETKMSYCVN; encoded by the coding sequence ATGCAACAATCCATATCTAAAAGCTTAATTCTGTTACTTGCTGCTGTTTTTGCGATGACTCCATACGCTATCGATAGTTATCTGCCAGCGATTCCAATCATTGCAACTGATTTCAATGTCGATACTTCTTTGATTGCGATTACCGTCAGCATGTATGTTTTCGGGATGGCAATTGGTCAGTTAGTCGGCGGACCACTATCTGATAAATTTGGCCGTCAGCCAATCATGTCATTAGGTTTACTGGTGTTTGGTGTATGCAGTCTAGTGTTAGCTTTAGTCGATTCTCTGGCGTTTTTTTGGCTTTGGCGTTGCTTGCAATCGATTGGCGGCGGCATGGCTGTTGTCGTTGTACCTGCCACTATTCGTGATAATGCTGAAGGAAAAGAAGCGGCGAAAGTATTCTCACTTGTGATGCTAATTATGATGATAGCCCCTTCTATTGCACCCGCTATTGGTACCTTAATCATGAAAATATCCAGCTGGCACTGGATTTTCTTATCATCTGCTATTTTCGCATTCCTTGTGGCAATCTGTGCATTTTTTGTTATGCCAAAGCATATAAAGGCTAGTGATACCATGCCTAGTACTAGCTTTAAAAGTGTTCTTAAGTTCAAACCTGCACGGGGATATTTAATTGCACAAGTGTTTTCTTATGCGCTATTAATCACGTTTATTACCAATGCACCTTTTGCTTATTTAGTTAAGTTTGGTGTTAGCGAAACGCTCTTTTCAGGGCTATTTATTGCTAATGTTGTGGGAATTGTGATTATCAATCGTTTAAATGCCTATTTGCTTAATCGTTATGACGCAGAGCAAATGCTGTTGGCATTTTTAGGGCTAAAAGTGTTCGGTGGACTTGTTTTGTTCAGCTCAATTTTGATTATGCCAAATAATCTATGGTTTGCTGTTTCTGGCTTTGTTATCTGTATGGCGGCGACAGGTGGGACAATATCTAATGCAAGCGTTGGCTTTTTAAAGCACTTTGGTAAAAGTGCTGGTACTGCTTCTGCGTTAATGGGAGCTATGCAGTTTTTCATAGGTGCAATTATTAGTGGAATAACAGCATTACTGTTGAAAGATGCTTTATGGCCCATGGTGCTGATTATGTTTGGATGTTCGGTGGTTGCACTTTTAGCGACATTAAAGGCTAATGCACTTAACAGAAAAATGACTGAGACAAAGATGAGTTATTGCGTTAATTAG
- a CDS encoding alanine/glycine:cation symporter family protein, which yields MSLVSITAEIADLAWGPHMLVLLVGGGLFFLIYSRFIPFRYIGHAINIVRGKYPDKGAEGHITHAGALSSAMAGTVGMGNIGSVAVAIMVGGPGAIFWMWISAIVGMATKFFTCTLAIMYRGKDENGDVQGGPMYIITQGLSKKWHFLAVFFCVVGLVGNFPLFNSNQLVQIIREWLIVKPGYFPANESTFWIDLSLGIVVMLIVASVILGGIKRIASVASKVVPLMILIYMSCAFYVIATHITEIPYYFELIFTEAFSLNSVGGGILGTMLIGIRRAAFSNEAGIGTEVMAHGSARTNEPVKEGLVAMLGPAIDTLLVCTATAMIILISGVWQTGEALGVNLSAQAFEMTMPGLGPYLLILCVVFFSISTIFTQAFYGGQCFAFLFGRQRLRLYQYFFLCAILFAATASIQEIVNIIDAAYALMAIPTMTSAILLAPKVRAESKRYFAKLANKSLTTNHH from the coding sequence ATGTCTCTTGTTTCTATTACGGCTGAAATTGCTGATTTAGCATGGGGACCACACATGTTGGTTCTTTTAGTCGGTGGTGGCCTATTTTTCCTTATTTATTCTAGGTTTATCCCATTTCGTTATATCGGTCATGCTATCAATATTGTGCGTGGAAAATACCCTGATAAAGGCGCTGAAGGTCATATTACTCATGCCGGTGCACTATCCAGTGCGATGGCTGGAACCGTTGGTATGGGCAATATTGGCAGTGTTGCTGTGGCTATAATGGTGGGTGGTCCTGGCGCCATTTTTTGGATGTGGATCAGTGCCATCGTCGGAATGGCAACCAAATTCTTTACCTGTACTTTAGCTATTATGTATCGAGGTAAAGATGAAAATGGTGATGTGCAAGGTGGCCCTATGTACATTATTACTCAAGGGTTATCTAAAAAGTGGCACTTTTTAGCTGTTTTCTTTTGTGTTGTAGGTCTAGTGGGTAACTTTCCATTATTTAACTCCAATCAACTGGTACAGATTATTCGTGAATGGCTAATTGTAAAACCAGGATATTTTCCAGCTAATGAATCTACTTTTTGGATCGATTTATCACTAGGTATCGTTGTTATGCTGATTGTTGCTAGCGTTATTTTAGGCGGGATCAAACGTATTGCATCTGTGGCATCAAAGGTGGTGCCATTGATGATCCTCATTTATATGAGCTGTGCTTTTTATGTTATTGCGACTCATATAACTGAAATACCTTATTATTTTGAATTAATTTTTACTGAGGCTTTTTCATTAAACTCTGTTGGGGGCGGCATATTAGGTACGATGCTAATTGGTATTCGCCGCGCAGCTTTTTCAAATGAAGCGGGTATTGGTACCGAAGTGATGGCTCATGGTAGTGCGAGAACCAATGAGCCTGTTAAAGAAGGCCTTGTCGCTATGCTTGGTCCTGCCATTGACACTTTGTTAGTGTGTACTGCAACTGCAATGATCATCTTAATTTCTGGGGTTTGGCAAACAGGTGAAGCACTAGGTGTAAATTTATCCGCTCAAGCGTTTGAAATGACAATGCCAGGATTAGGGCCTTATTTATTGATATTGTGTGTGGTGTTTTTCAGTATCAGTACTATTTTTACTCAAGCATTTTATGGTGGCCAGTGCTTTGCTTTTTTATTTGGTCGTCAAAGGTTACGCTTATATCAGTATTTTTTCTTGTGTGCGATTTTATTTGCAGCAACGGCAAGCATTCAAGAAATCGTTAATATTATTGATGCGGCATATGCCTTAATGGCTATTCCGACAATGACGTCTGCTATTCTACTTGCGCCAAAGGTGAGGGCAGAATCTAAACGTTACTTTGCTAAACTTGCCAATAAGTCACTGACTACAAATCATCATTAA
- the rsmG gene encoding 16S rRNA (guanine(527)-N(7))-methyltransferase RsmG, translated as MLADQLKTYLAETNISATETQQQQLVGFVTMLNKWNKAYNLTSVRDPEQMLIRHVMDSLVVSPYLKGQRFIDVGTGPGLPGIPLAILNPDKEFVLLDSLGKRIRFQKQVQFELKINNITSVESRVEAYEPEQKFDGVISRAFASIEDMLTWCHHLPADNGQFYALKGQLSETELTSIPTEFDVVETITLTVPKLDEQRHLLKLVKKS; from the coding sequence GTGCTAGCCGATCAACTTAAAACATATCTAGCTGAAACCAATATTTCAGCGACAGAAACTCAACAGCAACAATTGGTTGGGTTTGTTACCATGCTAAATAAATGGAATAAAGCCTATAACCTGACATCAGTCAGAGATCCTGAACAGATGTTAATCCGTCATGTTATGGACAGTTTAGTGGTTTCTCCTTATCTTAAGGGACAAAGATTCATTGATGTTGGGACTGGACCAGGCTTACCTGGGATCCCATTAGCTATTTTAAATCCTGACAAAGAATTTGTACTTCTAGACAGTTTAGGAAAGCGGATCCGTTTTCAAAAGCAGGTTCAGTTTGAATTAAAGATCAATAACATTACTTCAGTTGAAAGCCGTGTTGAGGCTTATGAACCTGAGCAAAAATTTGATGGTGTAATTAGCCGTGCATTTGCCTCAATTGAAGATATGTTGACTTGGTGTCATCACTTACCTGCTGATAATGGTCAATTTTATGCGTTAAAAGGCCAACTCAGTGAAACTGAATTAACCAGTATTCCAACTGAATTTGATGTAGTAGAAACCATCACATTGACAGTGCCAAAGTTAGATGAACAAAGACATCTGTTAAAGCTAGTGAAGAAATCATAA
- a CDS encoding MarR family winged helix-turn-helix transcriptional regulator — MPKQESVDSILQSTKINWPEAYDHISPSILKLLRAHHHIRTDLEELLGHYQIQGADFGILATLRRSGEPYCLSPTTLYHSLLFSSGGLTKVLNRMKQAELIERLDNPDDKRSKLVKLSPMGKELVDAIIVELHKNERKKLAILSEDEIKQLDKLLSKLLLSWN, encoded by the coding sequence TTGCCAAAACAGGAAAGTGTCGATAGCATTTTACAATCAACAAAAATTAATTGGCCTGAAGCATACGACCATATTTCTCCGTCGATTCTTAAATTGCTCAGAGCTCATCATCACATCAGAACAGATCTCGAAGAGCTATTAGGTCATTACCAAATACAAGGTGCAGACTTCGGTATTCTGGCAACCTTGAGAAGAAGTGGCGAACCTTATTGTTTGTCACCAACCACCCTTTATCATTCCCTACTATTCAGTTCAGGCGGTTTAACAAAAGTCCTAAACAGAATGAAGCAAGCTGAGCTAATAGAAAGACTTGATAATCCTGACGACAAGCGTAGCAAGCTGGTTAAGTTATCACCAATGGGAAAAGAACTGGTTGACGCTATCATCGTTGAGCTTCATAAAAATGAACGAAAAAAATTAGCAATTTTGTCAGAAGATGAGATAAAACAGTTAGATAAACTACTCAGTAAACTACTATTGAGTTGGAATTAA
- the mioC gene encoding FMN-binding protein MioC — protein sequence MAKVEILVGTTQGGTEYVADDMAAQLTDLGHQIQIHLTPDLADLDLNSLWLIVCSTHGAGDLPDNIEPFYQQLIATKDDLNSVKYALCAIGDSSYDTFCQGPEKIIFQLDLLNAQPIVNKIQIDVQMDPVPEDAALAWLSEWQTIIT from the coding sequence ATGGCAAAAGTAGAGATATTAGTCGGTACGACACAAGGCGGAACCGAATATGTTGCTGATGATATGGCAGCTCAACTGACCGATTTAGGTCATCAAATCCAGATACATTTAACACCAGATCTAGCAGATTTAGATCTAAATTCACTGTGGTTAATCGTGTGTTCTACACACGGAGCAGGTGATCTTCCAGACAATATTGAACCATTTTATCAGCAACTGATCGCAACTAAAGACGATCTTAACTCAGTGAAATATGCTTTATGTGCCATTGGTGACTCAAGTTACGATACTTTTTGCCAAGGCCCTGAAAAAATAATTTTTCAACTAGATCTTTTGAATGCACAACCGATTGTGAATAAGATCCAGATTGATGTACAAATGGATCCTGTGCCTGAAGACGCTGCTTTAGCTTGGTTATCTGAATGGCAAACAATTATTACTTAG
- the mnmG gene encoding tRNA uridine-5-carboxymethylaminomethyl(34) synthesis enzyme MnmG: protein MHFHERFDVIVVGGGHAGTEAALAAARMGSKTLLLTHNIDTLGQMSCNPAIGGIGKGHLVKEIDALGGAMATATDFAGIQFRTLNSSKGPAVRATRAQADRALYRQKIQQILQHQPNLRIFQQAVDDLVVENNRVIGVVTQMGLAFESPSVVLTTGTFLSGKIHIGLENYSGGRAGDPPAIALANRLKELPIRVGRLKTGTPPRIDANTIDFDKMQEQKGDDPLPVMSFIGDVEQHPEQVSCFITHTNEKTHDIIRGGLDRSPMYSGVIEGIGPRYCPSIEDKINRFADKNSHQIFIEPEGLTTNEIYPNGISTSLPFDVQLNLVRSIQGMENAEIIRPGYAIEYDYFDPRDLKNSLETKNIDGLFFAGQINGTTGYEEAGAQGLLAGMNASLQVQGKEVWCPRRDQAYIGVLVDDLSTLGTKEPYRMFTSRAEYRLLLREDNADLRLTEKGRELGLVDDDRWQKFSEKRESIETELQRLRSNWVHNNSPLLDVLNPVLNTPISREASFEDLLRRPEMDYKKLMSLEGFGPAIEDARAAEQVQIQVKYSGYIQRQQGEIDKAIRHETTSLPLDLDYQEVAGLSNEVIAKMNEHKPETIGQASRISGMTPAAISILLVHLKKRGLLRKSA, encoded by the coding sequence ATGCATTTTCATGAACGGTTTGATGTTATTGTTGTTGGTGGTGGTCATGCCGGAACTGAAGCGGCACTTGCAGCAGCAAGAATGGGATCTAAAACCCTCTTACTGACTCACAATATTGATACCCTCGGACAAATGTCTTGTAACCCAGCCATAGGCGGAATTGGTAAAGGCCATTTAGTTAAAGAAATTGATGCTTTGGGTGGTGCAATGGCAACAGCCACTGACTTCGCAGGTATTCAATTTAGAACCTTAAACTCAAGCAAAGGCCCAGCAGTAAGAGCCACTCGTGCTCAAGCTGACCGAGCGCTTTACCGTCAAAAAATTCAGCAAATTCTCCAGCATCAACCTAACCTACGAATTTTCCAACAAGCTGTAGATGACTTAGTTGTTGAAAATAATAGAGTTATTGGTGTAGTGACTCAAATGGGATTAGCATTTGAGTCTCCAAGTGTTGTATTAACAACGGGTACCTTCCTCAGTGGTAAAATCCATATTGGATTAGAAAATTACAGCGGTGGCCGTGCTGGTGATCCACCAGCAATTGCACTAGCAAATCGGTTAAAAGAATTACCAATCCGTGTTGGGCGTCTTAAAACGGGGACACCACCGAGAATCGATGCCAACACGATTGATTTTGATAAAATGCAAGAGCAAAAAGGTGATGATCCGTTACCAGTCATGTCATTTATTGGTGATGTTGAGCAACACCCAGAGCAAGTCTCTTGTTTTATCACTCATACCAATGAAAAAACTCACGATATTATTCGTGGTGGACTTGATCGTAGCCCAATGTATTCAGGAGTTATTGAAGGTATTGGTCCAAGATATTGTCCATCGATCGAAGATAAAATTAATCGTTTTGCAGACAAAAATTCACATCAAATCTTTATTGAACCAGAAGGACTAACCACCAATGAGATCTATCCAAATGGGATCTCAACTAGTTTACCTTTTGATGTTCAGTTAAATTTAGTCAGATCAATTCAAGGTATGGAAAACGCAGAGATCATTCGTCCTGGTTATGCCATTGAATATGATTATTTTGATCCAAGAGACCTTAAAAATTCATTAGAAACTAAAAATATTGATGGTTTGTTCTTTGCTGGACAAATCAATGGTACAACAGGTTATGAAGAGGCGGGAGCCCAAGGCTTATTAGCTGGCATGAACGCATCTTTACAAGTTCAAGGTAAAGAGGTTTGGTGTCCGAGACGCGATCAAGCATACATTGGTGTGTTAGTTGATGATTTATCAACTTTAGGCACAAAAGAGCCATACAGAATGTTTACCAGTCGCGCAGAATATCGTTTACTACTTCGTGAAGATAATGCTGATTTGCGTTTAACAGAAAAAGGTCGTGAACTTGGTTTGGTTGATGACGATCGCTGGCAAAAATTTAGCGAGAAAAGAGAATCTATTGAAACTGAACTGCAGCGCCTGCGCAGTAATTGGGTTCACAACAATTCTCCACTGTTAGACGTATTGAATCCTGTATTGAATACACCCATTTCTCGTGAAGCTTCATTTGAAGATCTATTACGCCGTCCAGAAATGGATTACAAGAAGCTCATGAGCTTAGAAGGTTTTGGCCCTGCAATTGAAGATGCACGTGCTGCAGAGCAAGTACAAATTCAAGTAAAATATTCTGGCTATATTCAAAGACAGCAAGGCGAGATCGATAAAGCCATTCGTCATGAAACGACAAGTTTACCTTTAGATCTCGATTATCAAGAGGTGGCGGGTTTATCTAATGAAGTCATTGCTAAGATGAATGAGCATAAACCAGAAACCATTGGTCAAGCTTCACGGATCTCTGGAATGACCCCAGCTGCTATTTCAATTTTGTTGGTTCACCTTAAAAAACGTGGTTTATTGCGTAAAAGCGCATAA
- a CDS encoding flavocytochrome c: MSNVDLLGRRKFIAGLGAAAGAAMVAPAMAVSEKADGVKWDKEVEIVIIGSGFAGLAAGIEATKLGAKDVHIFEKMSYFGGNSAINGGLFAAPGTPMQSKEGVKDSVDRMVADQMAAGRGIADEALLRHVAEHAMEALQMTFDAGSEYHPYLQQLGGHSVARTYQTTVSCGAGITQPLLHKCRELGVHTHNRSKFEGFLIGDNGEVLGVKMRDNYHFDEDQPGKVINIRAKRGVIMATGGFAQNVNLRMAQDPTLTSEVGCTNAPGATGEGMYEMFRLGAVPVHLAHIQSGPWASPDEGGFGYVSNYSIYNFPHSIAINRLTGKRFMNEIADRKTRADAELACRDEQGNALPPILITSYKDSKKHPNTKKVIKYNVGWKFDSIEELASHFKVPTKALKTQIEEYNQYVKSGEDTQFGKNMTKAKDKYIEAPFTVVRLWPKVHYCQGGVQITTKAEVKDSFTGNPIAGLYAAGEVCGGIHGVSRLGSCSIPECMVMGMTAARSMMKV, encoded by the coding sequence ATGAGTAATGTAGATCTGTTAGGACGCCGTAAATTTATCGCAGGGTTAGGTGCAGCAGCAGGTGCTGCAATGGTAGCTCCAGCGATGGCTGTTTCTGAAAAAGCGGACGGTGTTAAGTGGGATAAAGAAGTTGAGATCGTTATTATTGGTTCTGGTTTTGCTGGCTTAGCTGCAGGGATTGAGGCAACAAAACTAGGTGCAAAAGATGTACATATTTTTGAAAAAATGTCTTACTTTGGTGGTAATTCAGCGATTAATGGTGGCTTATTTGCTGCGCCAGGAACGCCAATGCAATCTAAAGAAGGCGTAAAAGATTCTGTTGATCGCATGGTCGCTGATCAAATGGCTGCTGGACGTGGTATTGCCGATGAAGCACTACTTCGCCATGTTGCTGAGCATGCAATGGAAGCATTACAAATGACTTTTGATGCGGGCTCTGAGTACCATCCATACTTGCAACAGCTTGGTGGTCACTCTGTTGCACGTACTTATCAAACAACCGTGAGTTGTGGTGCAGGTATCACTCAACCGTTATTACATAAGTGTCGTGAATTGGGGGTTCATACTCATAACCGTTCTAAGTTTGAAGGTTTCTTGATTGGTGATAACGGCGAAGTACTTGGCGTTAAAATGCGAGACAACTACCACTTTGATGAAGACCAGCCAGGTAAAGTTATTAATATTCGCGCTAAACGTGGTGTGATTATGGCGACAGGTGGTTTTGCTCAAAACGTTAATCTTCGTATGGCGCAAGATCCAACGTTAACCTCTGAAGTAGGTTGTACCAATGCTCCTGGTGCTACAGGCGAAGGCATGTATGAAATGTTCCGCTTAGGTGCCGTACCTGTTCATTTAGCGCATATTCAATCTGGCCCTTGGGCATCACCTGATGAAGGTGGTTTTGGTTACGTGTCTAACTACTCAATTTACAATTTCCCACATTCAATTGCGATTAACCGTTTAACGGGTAAACGCTTTATGAACGAAATTGCTGACCGTAAAACTCGTGCTGATGCCGAGCTTGCATGTCGTGATGAACAAGGAAATGCGCTACCTCCAATCTTAATCACCAGTTATAAGGATTCTAAAAAGCATCCTAATACTAAGAAAGTCATTAAGTACAATGTGGGTTGGAAGTTTGATTCTATTGAAGAACTTGCTTCTCATTTTAAAGTGCCAACTAAAGCACTTAAAACGCAAATTGAAGAATATAACCAGTACGTTAAGTCAGGTGAAGATACTCAATTTGGCAAGAATATGACCAAGGCTAAAGACAAGTATATTGAAGCACCGTTTACCGTTGTTCGTTTATGGCCAAAAGTGCATTACTGCCAAGGTGGTGTGCAAATTACAACTAAAGCAGAAGTAAAAGACAGCTTTACTGGTAATCCTATTGCTGGTTTATATGCCGCAGGTGAAGTGTGTGGTGGTATTCATGGTGTCAGTCGTTTAGGTAGTTGTTCTATTCCTGAATGTATGGTCATGGGAATGACAGCCGCCCGCAGCATGATGAAAGTTTAG